CTCTACCTGAGACAGTGGATGAAATCGATTTTTTGATTGTCATGGGAGGACCACAATCGCCAGATGAGGATCGCGCAACCTTCCCTTACTATGATCCGCAAGCTGAGATTGAACTAATTCAAAAAGCTATGAAGGCGGATCGCTACATCGTTGGTGTCTGTCTTGGTGCGCAGCTCCTGTCTGTAGCTTATGGCGCAGAGTATGAACATAGTCCAGAACGAGAGATTGGTGTTTATCCGGTGGACCTAACCCTTGAAGGATTAGCAGATCCGAATGTCGCCTTATTTGGTGAGAGCTTTGATTCAGGACACTGGCATGGAGATATGCCGGGATTGACAGAGGATGCTGTTGTCCTTGCGACCAGTCAAGGTTGTCCACGGCAGATTATACGCTTCAGTCCTAAACACTATGCCTTCCAAGCTCACTTGGAATTTGATCCAGAAGCAGTCAATCTCTTAATTGCTGCAGATGGTGAAGCCGCTTTGGAAGCCCAAAGTCAAAAATTGCCATTTGTCGAAAAACCTGAAGCCATCCGTGCTTACGATTATCAAGAAATGAATGCAAAATTATACGCATTTTTGGATTCATTAACAAATTAAAAATAAGAGAGGAAGAGCATGTGTTCTAATTTGAACACGAGCGGAAAGCTTTTCTAAATAAAAAATATACACAGAAAGGAAGGGTTAACTGTATTCGCTGAACTGAATATGGGCGGAGAACTGTGGAAAAAAGATAAACTGTCTAGCATCTGTGATGCTTCGTCAGTTTCCTATTTTTCCTTTGTTCTCTGTCGCCCTTTATATCTTAAACATGTCTATCCATATTGCTGCTAAGCAGGGTGAAATTGCTGATAAAATTCTTCTTCCTGGGGATCCTCTTCGTGCGAAATTTATCGCTGAGAATTTCCTTGAAGATGCTGTTTGCTTTAACGAAGTCCGTAACATGTTTGGTTACACAGGAACTTACAAAGGTCATCGTGTATCTGTCATGGGTACTGGAATGGGGATGCCATCTATCTCCATCTATGCGCGTGAGTTGATTGTAGATTACGGTGTGAAGAAATTGATTCGTGTCGGAACTGCTGGTTCTTTAAATGAGGACGTACATGTCCGTGAATTGGTATTGGCACAAGCTGCTGCCACCAACTCAAACATCATCCGCAACGACTGGCCTCAATACGATTTCCCGCAAATCGCTAGCTTTGACTTGCTAGATAAGGCTTATCATATCGCCAAAGAGCTTGGCATGACTACGCACGTAGGAAATGTATTGTCATCGGATGTCTTTTATTCAAACTACTTTGAAAAGAATATCGAACTTGGTAAATGGGGCGTGAAAGCTGTCGAAATGGAAGCAGCAGCTCTTTACTATCTTGCGGCTCAACACCATGTTGATGCGCTGGCTATCATGACGATTTCAGACAGTTTGGTTAATCCAGATGAGGATACAACCGCTGAAGAACGCCAGAATACCTTCACTGATATGATGAAGGTTGGTCTAGAGACTTTAATTGCAGAATAAAAAGAAACACAAAAGGAAGACTTTCTGGATGAAAATCTTCCTTTTTTAGTCATTCAGCCCATGCTGACCTTAATGAAACGTTACTCTATTCTCTATTTTTAAGAGATTGCAAGAAACAATCAATCTCTGCTTGAGAATGAAGAATACGCAACTTTTCTGGGTAAGTATTGCTTAAGTGTTGGTATCTTTCCTTAGCATTTTTTGTTCGTCCATCCCAGAGAATCCAACGGATAAACTCCCAGTCAAAACGTTCAGGACACCCTGCAGCAATACTTTCTCTGACTTTTCCTCTGTATTTAAGATAACGCTTAAAGGCTCGAAGCAGACAATTCCAACGTGAGAAATTTAGAAAGATGATTTGATCTGCTTCTTTCATTCTTTCCTCGTAATAACACCAAGAATAATTACCATCAATCACCCAATCGGAATGTTCGGTGAGAAAATCTCTCATCTCTTTTAACATCCAATCGCGGTCACTGTCTACCCAGCCTGGCTGAAATTGAAGAGTGTCCATATGAAGTTTGGGAATGGAGTAGTAGCGAGACAATTTTTCTGCTAGAGTTGACTTACCTGCTCCAGAATATCCTATAATCGTAATTTTCATGATAACCTCCAAAAATTTGGTACAAAAAAAGCTCCGAAGAGCTCATTTTGTTTTCAGTTATTAATTAACCAAGTTTAGCAGCAAGACGTGCTTTATCACGGCTAGCTTTGTTTTTGTGGATCAAACCTTTAGTTTCTGCTTTATCGATGGCTGAGCTAGCAGCACGGTAAAGTTCTTCAGATGGGTTTGCTTCAAAAGCTTTGATAGCAGTACGCATAGCTGATTTTTGAGCTGAGTTCTTTTCGTTTTGTTTAACGTTCAATTCAGCGCGTTTGATAGCTGATTTAATGTTTGCCAATGTTCTTACCTCCATATTTACTAACTATACCATTATATCTGAAAACTGTTATTTTGACAAGGGGAAATCACTTTTTTAAATAAATTTCATCAATTTCATGATTTTTAGATTTATGAAGAATGACTTCAGCTCGATTTCTGGTCGGTTCGATGTAGTTTTGTAGATTGGTCAAATTAATACTTGTCCAAACTTGATGGGCAAAATCTTTTACTTCACTAATTGGTTGCTGGGTGAAACGATAGTAATAGTTGTTTGGATCATCTTGTGCAAAGCTAAGAAGTTTCAAGAAACGGTCCAAATACCAGCTCTCGATATCCTCGACTGCAGCATCTACATAGATTGAAAAATCGAAGAAGTCTGTAATATAAAGACGGCTGTTATGTGGTGTTTGAAAGACGTTGATACCTTCTACGATGACAAAATCCGCTGCTTGGACTCTTTGTGTTTTATCAGGTACGATATCGTAAATTTCGTGAGAATAAACGGGGATATCTACATCCTGACCGTTTTTAAGTTGATCAAGGAAATCGAGCAAGCTTTCCATATCATAACTCTCAGGGAAACCTTTTCGATTTAGGATATTTCGCTCGTTTAAGATACTGTTAGGATACAGAAAGCCATCAGTTGTCACTAATTCAACACTTGCTTCTGGAAAAATACGGGAAAGCAAAATTTGTAAGAGTCGGCTAGTAGTTGATTTGCCAACAGCGACACTACCTGAAATTCCGATAATAAAAGGCTGATTTTTACTCTCTCTTTGGAGAAAAATCCCTTTTGAAAAGGCTAGGTCTTCTTTGGAGCGTTTGTAGATTTGAATCAGATGAGCTAGCGGCAGGTAAATATCTGTTACATCTTGGAGACTAATCTGGTCATTAAAACTCTTGATCGAATCCAATTCCTCCTCGGTTAAAGGAGGTGTTGTCATACGATGTAAAGATTGCCAAGTTCCTCGACTGATTTTTTCATAATGTATAAATTCGTTGGTCATAAATTTTCCTCGTTTGATACCTCAGTATACCATAATTTACAAAGAAAGACATCTGAATCATTTGAGAAAAAGCGCTTTCTTTGTTAGAATAGAGGTAGAATAAAGATCAAAAGAGGTGATGTTATGAGACTAGTAGTGAGTGATAAAATCCTAAAACTGACTAGCTTACTGGTTGTGATTCTGTGGTTATCTCCGACTTTAATTGAGTTTACTGTGAGTTTAGGAAGTCAAACCTATAGTTGGTCTGCCTTTGTCTTGTTATTCTTGCTACCAATTGTTGGTTTTATTTATTTGATTCTCGCCATTTTAACAAGAAAATGGTGGCTGATATTGATTGGTCTAGCTTGTCTATTTTCATTTTTTATTAGTATGTTCCTAGGTTATCTCTTCTTAGGTCCTTAGTTGGTATAGACCGTGTAAACGATTTAAAATATCTAAATTTTATGGTAAAATGAAACTATGAGTAAAATGTATTATGCAGAAAATCCAGATGCTGCCCATGATGTTCATGAATTAAGAGTGGAGCTACTTGGACAAAAGATGACCTTTTTGACAGATGCAGGTGTCTTTAGCAAAAAAATGATTGATTTCGGAAGTCAATTATTGTTAAGATGTGTCGATGTTGAAAAAGATGAAAAAATCCTTGATGTTGGTTGTGGCTACGGTCCAATAGGCTTGTCTTTGGTTAAAGCTTATGGTGCCCAAGCGACCATGGTGGATATCAATAATCGTGCCCTGGATTTAGCCCAGCAAAATGCAGTAAAAAACAATGTTCAAGCGACAATCTTCCAGTCCAATATTTATGAGCAGGTAGAGGGACAATTTAATCATGTCATTTCGAATCCACCTATTCGTGCTGGCAAGCAAGTCGTTCATGAAATCATCGAGAAAAGTATTGATTATCTTACGGATGGTGGAGATTTGACCATTGTCATCCAAAAGAAACAGGGAGCTCCCAGCGCCAAAAACAAGATGGAAGAAGTTTTTGGTAATTGCGAGGTTGTAAAGAAAGATAAGGGATATTATATCCTTAGAAGTGTGAAAGAATGAGAGCAGTAGACCTAATCCAGAAAAAAAGAGACGGCCAAGAACTCAGCTCAAGTGAAATCCAATGGTTGATTGAAGGCTATGTGGCAGGGACGGTTCCTGACTACCAGATGTCTGCCTTTGCTATGGCTGTTTATTTTAAAGGTATGACTACACAGGAGATTTCTGATTTGACTATGTATATGGTTAAAACAGGTCAGGAATTTGATTTATCTGCCATTGAAGGTATCAAGGTCGATAAACACTCAACTGGTGGAGTAGGAGATAAGGTCACTTTGATTTTAGCTCCCTTGGTTGCCAGTTTTGATGTTCCAGTTGCCAAGATGAGTGGTCGAGGTTTGGGTCATACTGGAGGCACTATCGATAAATTAGAATCTATCAAAGGATTTCAAGTCGAACGCAGTCAGGAAGACTTCATCAAACAAGTTCAAGATATTGGCGTTTCAGTCATTGGCCAATCTGATCAATTAGTCAAAGCGGATAAACTGCTTTATGCACTACGAGATGTTACAGCAACAGTTGATACCATCCCCTTGATTGCTAGTTCTGTCATGAGTAAAAAGATTGCAGCTGGCGCGGATGCTATTTTGCTGGATGTTACTGTCGGTGAAGGTGCCTTTATGAAAACAGTCGACGAGGCGCGTGAACTGGCTCAAACCATGGTGAATCTCGGAAAAGCTGTTGGTCGTAAGACTGTAGCAGTCATTACGGATATGAGTCAACCTTTGGGACGTGCCATTGGGAACCGCTTGGAAATTCTAGAAGCACTAGAAATTCTTCAGGGTAAAGGACGCGAGGATATTAGTCACTTTATCTGTGAGTTAGCTCAGATTATGCTTTCTCTGGCAAATGTTGAAAAAACAGTCGAGGAAGTAAGGCAACATCTTGAAAATGGTCAGGCACTCAAGAAATTTGAAGAGATGGTTCTAGCTCAGGGTGGAAACCTAGAAGACCTCTATCGTCCAGTAAAAGTTGACCATGTATTTGATATTCCTGCTCAAGAGGATGGTATTATCGCAGAACTTCCAGCCATGGAGTTTGGTCTTTTTGCCATGAGATTAGGTGCTGGTCGTGCAGTCAAAACAGATGCTCTTGATTATGAAACAGGAATTGTTTTTGAGAAGAAAGTTGGAGAATCAGTCAAAAAAGGTGAAATTGTCGCAAAAGTATATGCAAATGGCAAAATTTCTCCGGAACTAGTTACAGATTTCCAAAAATATGTTAAAATTAAAATAAGTGATGAAGCGATAAAAACACGTGAAATCATTGAAATTATCTCCTGATTTAAGGAAAAACCGAAATGAAATTAAATAAATACATTGATCATACGCTTTTAAAGCAAGATGCAACCGAACAACAAATCAATCGTTTGCTATCTGAAGCAAGAGAGTACGATTTTGCAAGTGTTTGTGTCAATCCATGCTGGGTTTCTCATGCAAAAGCAGGTCTAAAGGATACAGATGTTAAAGTTTGTACCGTTGTAGGTTTCCCTCTTGGAGCTACAACTTCAGCTGTTAAGGCTTATGAAACCAAAGAAGCTATCCAAAATGGTGCTGACGAAATCGATATGGTTATTAACGTTGGTGCACTAAAGTCAGGAAACGCTGGATTAGTTGAGTCAGATATTCGAGCAGTTGTTGAAGCAAGCGGAGACAAACTCGTTAAGGTGATTATTGAGGCTTGTTTGTTGACAGATGAGGAAAAAATTCTCGCTTGTCAACTAGCCCAGAAAGCAGGAGCAGACTTTGTCAAGACCTCTACAGGTTTCTCAACAGGTGGTGCAACACTTCCAGATGTTCAATTAATGCGCCAGACAGTTGGACCGGATATGGGTGTCAAAGCTGCTGGTGGAGCTCGTTCTTATGCAGATGCTGTTGCTTTTGTTGAGGCAGGAGCTACTCGTATCGGAACATCGTCTGGTGTAGCAATCCTTAAAGGAGAATTAGCTGATGGTGACTACTGAGTTGATTGATTTAGCAATTGAAACTAGTAAAAAAGCCTATGTGCCCTACTCACATTTCCCAATTGGTGCCGTATTGGTTGCCAAGGATGGAAGTGTTTATACTGGAGTCAATGTCGAAAACGCTAGCTTCTCTTTGACCAACTGTGGCGAAAGAACAGCTATCTTTAAGGCGGTTTCTGAAGGACAACGAGACTTCTCAGAATTGATAGTCTATGGTCAAACAGAAAAACCGATTTCGCCTTGTGGTGCTTGTCGCCAAGTCATGGCCGAATTTTTTAAACCAGATCTAAAGGTGACTCTAGTCGCCAAAGATAAAACGACGGTCGAGATGACGGTCGGGGAATTACTTCCATATTCTTTTACAGACTTGCATTAGTCTGTGTCACTCCCTGAGTGACAAGGGTCCTTGTGACCTATCTATCCATACTTGCAACTTAGTTGCTCATCTTATTTAGGAGGTTCAGTAATGAACAAGAAACAATGGCTAGGCCTTGGTCTAGTTGCAGTAGCAGCATTTGGACTTGCTGCATGTGGTAATCGCTCTTCTCGTAACGCAGCTTCATCTTCTTCTGATGTGAAGACTAAAGCAGCTATCGTTACAGATACTGGTGGTGTTGATGACAAATCATTCAACCAATCAGCTTGGGAAGGTCTTCAAGCTTGGGGTAAAGAACACAACCTTGAAAAAGATAAAGGTTATACTTACTTCCAATCAACAAGTGAAGCTGACTACGCAAACAACTTGCAACAAGCAGCTGGAAACTACAACTTGATCTATGGTATTGGTTTTGCACTTAAAAATGCAGTTGCTGATGCTGCCAAAGAACATACAGATATAAACTATGTTTTGATTGACGATGTGATCAAAGATCAAAAAAATGTTGTAAGTGCTACTTTTGCTGATAACGAAGCAGCATACCTTGCAGGTGTCGCTGCAGCTAAAACTACTAAAACAAAACAAGTTGGTTTTGTAGGTGGTATGGAATCTGAAGTTATTTCTCGCTTCGCAGCTGGTTTCAAAGCTGGTGTTGAGTCAGTTGACCCATCTATCAAAGTTCAAGTAGACTACGCTGGTTCATTTGGTGATGCTGCTAAAGGTAAAACAATTGCTGCAGCTCAATACGCTGCAGGTGCAGACGTTATCTACCAAGCAGCTGGTGGTACTGGAGCAGGTGTCTTCTCTGAAGCTAAATCTTTGAACGAAAGCAAAAATGAAGACGAAAAAGTTTGGGTTATCGGTGTAGACCGTGACCAAGTTGATGAAGGTAAATACACTTCTAAAGATGGTAAAGAAGCTAACTTCGTACTTGCTTCTACTTTGAAACAAGTTGGTACAGCTGTAAAAGACCTTGCTAACAAAGCTGAAAAAGGTGAATTCCCTGGTGGTCAAGTTATCGTTTACTCATTGAAGGATAAAGGTGTTGATTTGGCAATGACAAACCTTTCTGAAGAAGGTAAAAAAGCTGTTGAAGATGCAAAAGCTAAAATCCTTGATGGTAGCATCAAAGTTCCTGAAAAATAATTGATGGAAGTCATTTCTTAGGAAGCGGTCTTGGGCCGCTTCTTTAAGAATTGAGGCAAATCGTTTTGTCTCAATAGAGCTTGCTAAGTTTCTTTAGCAGGTTTTATTGAAACAAAATAAAACTCTGAAAGGAAGAGCACATGGCACACGAAAATGTCATTGAAATGCGTGAAATTACCAAAGTTTTTGGTGAATTTGTCGCTAACGACAAGATTAACCTTGTACTTCGTAAAGGTGAAATTCATGCACTTTTAGGAGAAAATGGAGCTGGTAAGTCCACTCTTATGAACATGCTAGCGGGGCTTCTAGAACCAACTAGTGGTGAAATTGTTGTTAATGGTCAAGTTGTGAAACTTGACTCACCATCAAAAGCTGC
The window above is part of the Streptococcus sp. Marseille-Q6470 genome. Proteins encoded here:
- a CDS encoding 1,4-dihydroxy-2-naphthoate prenyltransferase yields the protein MRLVVSDKILKLTSLLVVILWLSPTLIEFTVSLGSQTYSWSAFVLLFLLPIVGFIYLILAILTRKWWLILIGLACLFSFFISMFLGYLFLGP
- the coaA gene encoding type I pantothenate kinase; this translates as MTNEFIHYEKISRGTWQSLHRMTTPPLTEEELDSIKSFNDQISLQDVTDIYLPLAHLIQIYKRSKEDLAFSKGIFLQRESKNQPFIIGISGSVAVGKSTTSRLLQILLSRIFPEASVELVTTDGFLYPNSILNERNILNRKGFPESYDMESLLDFLDQLKNGQDVDIPVYSHEIYDIVPDKTQRVQAADFVIVEGINVFQTPHNSRLYITDFFDFSIYVDAAVEDIESWYLDRFLKLLSFAQDDPNNYYYRFTQQPISEVKDFAHQVWTSINLTNLQNYIEPTRNRAEVILHKSKNHEIDEIYLKK
- a CDS encoding DNA topology modulation protein, whose product is MKITIIGYSGAGKSTLAEKLSRYYSIPKLHMDTLQFQPGWVDSDRDWMLKEMRDFLTEHSDWVIDGNYSWCYYEERMKEADQIIFLNFSRWNCLLRAFKRYLKYRGKVRESIAAGCPERFDWEFIRWILWDGRTKNAKERYQHLSNTYPEKLRILHSQAEIDCFLQSLKNRE
- the deoC gene encoding deoxyribose-phosphate aldolase, with product MKLNKYIDHTLLKQDATEQQINRLLSEAREYDFASVCVNPCWVSHAKAGLKDTDVKVCTVVGFPLGATTSAVKAYETKEAIQNGADEIDMVINVGALKSGNAGLVESDIRAVVEASGDKLVKVIIEACLLTDEEKILACQLAQKAGADFVKTSTGFSTGGATLPDVQLMRQTVGPDMGVKAAGGARSYADAVAFVEAGATRIGTSSGVAILKGELADGDY
- a CDS encoding cytidine deaminase; protein product: MVTTELIDLAIETSKKAYVPYSHFPIGAVLVAKDGSVYTGVNVENASFSLTNCGERTAIFKAVSEGQRDFSELIVYGQTEKPISPCGACRQVMAEFFKPDLKVTLVAKDKTTVEMTVGELLPYSFTDLH
- the rpsT gene encoding 30S ribosomal protein S20 → MEVRTLANIKSAIKRAELNVKQNEKNSAQKSAMRTAIKAFEANPSEELYRAASSAIDKAETKGLIHKNKASRDKARLAAKLG
- a CDS encoding pyrimidine-nucleoside phosphorylase, which gives rise to MRAVDLIQKKRDGQELSSSEIQWLIEGYVAGTVPDYQMSAFAMAVYFKGMTTQEISDLTMYMVKTGQEFDLSAIEGIKVDKHSTGGVGDKVTLILAPLVASFDVPVAKMSGRGLGHTGGTIDKLESIKGFQVERSQEDFIKQVQDIGVSVIGQSDQLVKADKLLYALRDVTATVDTIPLIASSVMSKKIAAGADAILLDVTVGEGAFMKTVDEARELAQTMVNLGKAVGRKTVAVITDMSQPLGRAIGNRLEILEALEILQGKGREDISHFICELAQIMLSLANVEKTVEEVRQHLENGQALKKFEEMVLAQGGNLEDLYRPVKVDHVFDIPAQEDGIIAELPAMEFGLFAMRLGAGRAVKTDALDYETGIVFEKKVGESVKKGEIVAKVYANGKISPELVTDFQKYVKIKISDEAIKTREIIEIIS
- the deoD gene encoding purine-nucleoside phosphorylase; this encodes MSIHIAAKQGEIADKILLPGDPLRAKFIAENFLEDAVCFNEVRNMFGYTGTYKGHRVSVMGTGMGMPSISIYARELIVDYGVKKLIRVGTAGSLNEDVHVRELVLAQAAATNSNIIRNDWPQYDFPQIASFDLLDKAYHIAKELGMTTHVGNVLSSDVFYSNYFEKNIELGKWGVKAVEMEAAALYYLAAQHHVDALAIMTISDSLVNPDEDTTAEERQNTFTDMMKVGLETLIAE
- a CDS encoding gamma-glutamyl-gamma-aminobutyrate hydrolase family protein (Members of this family of hydrolases with an active site Cys residue belong to MEROPS family C26.), with the protein product MRVHFVLHETFEVPGAYLKWAQERGHQVKMTKVYEREALPETVDEIDFLIVMGGPQSPDEDRATFPYYDPQAEIELIQKAMKADRYIVGVCLGAQLLSVAYGAEYEHSPEREIGVYPVDLTLEGLADPNVALFGESFDSGHWHGDMPGLTEDAVVLATSQGCPRQIIRFSPKHYAFQAHLEFDPEAVNLLIAADGEAALEAQSQKLPFVEKPEAIRAYDYQEMNAKLYAFLDSLTN
- a CDS encoding class I SAM-dependent methyltransferase is translated as MSKMYYAENPDAAHDVHELRVELLGQKMTFLTDAGVFSKKMIDFGSQLLLRCVDVEKDEKILDVGCGYGPIGLSLVKAYGAQATMVDINNRALDLAQQNAVKNNVQATIFQSNIYEQVEGQFNHVISNPPIRAGKQVVHEIIEKSIDYLTDGGDLTIVIQKKQGAPSAKNKMEEVFGNCEVVKKDKGYYILRSVKE
- a CDS encoding BMP family protein produces the protein MNKKQWLGLGLVAVAAFGLAACGNRSSRNAASSSSDVKTKAAIVTDTGGVDDKSFNQSAWEGLQAWGKEHNLEKDKGYTYFQSTSEADYANNLQQAAGNYNLIYGIGFALKNAVADAAKEHTDINYVLIDDVIKDQKNVVSATFADNEAAYLAGVAAAKTTKTKQVGFVGGMESEVISRFAAGFKAGVESVDPSIKVQVDYAGSFGDAAKGKTIAAAQYAAGADVIYQAAGGTGAGVFSEAKSLNESKNEDEKVWVIGVDRDQVDEGKYTSKDGKEANFVLASTLKQVGTAVKDLANKAEKGEFPGGQVIVYSLKDKGVDLAMTNLSEEGKKAVEDAKAKILDGSIKVPEK